A window of the Tursiops truncatus isolate mTurTru1 chromosome 14, mTurTru1.mat.Y, whole genome shotgun sequence genome harbors these coding sequences:
- the ARID5A gene encoding AT-rich interactive domain-containing protein 5A isoform X1, with protein sequence MAPPVKGKRKQSEDGDPLDPPVSPQPDAEQNRSQSPVQLEDSPEAGGEREEEQAFLVSLYKFMKERHTPIQRVPHLGFKQINLWKIYKAVEKLGAYELVRTAPLRPHPAASPGTSSWGKRVTGRRLWKNVYDELGGSPGSTSAATCTRRHYERLVLPYVRHLKGEDDKPLPPSKPRKQYKMAKEHRGDDGATERPKKAKEEKRVDQMMPGKTKTDAPDLARLPSQEPSRDGMEQRGPAPGPSLPFVGASGCPEAYRRLLSSFYCKGTHGIMSPLAKKKLLAQVSKAEALQCQEEGCRHGAGGEPQAPPAIRPLENPRSPGGQAENSRHRLTPPEGTQGPGGSLKEEAQVGPHPSAPIFTGCFHAYPTEVLKPVSQHPRDFFPSLKDGVLLGPPGKEEGLPAKEPQRVWGGDADHPSAFHKGGSRRGLYPKPKACWVSPMAKIPAESPVPLTTFPSSPGLGNKRSLEEEGLVHGGKKLRAVSPFLKEVDAKECGTKSVGPDLAVSCLLGPALGPTLPEACRGTMLRCPLNFAGTLDPLKGQATLPFSPLVIPAFPAHLLATAAPSPMAAGLMHFPPASFDSALRHRLCPASSAWHVPPATTYAVPHFSFHLNTKL encoded by the exons GACTCCCCCGAGGCAGGCGGGGAGCGGGAGGAGGAGCAGGCCTTCCTGGTCAGCCTCTACAAGTTCATGAAGGAGCGACACACGCCCATCCAGAGGGTGCCCCATCTCGGCTTCAAGCAGA TTAACCTGTGGAAGATCTACAAGGCCGTGGAGAAGCTGGGGGCCTATGAGCTGGTAAGGACAGCACCTCTGAGGCCTCACCCTGCTGCATCTCCTGGCACGTCAAGCTGGGGGAAGAGA GTGACTGGCCGCCGCCTCTGGAAGAACGTGTATGACGAGCTGGGGGGCAGCCCGGGCAGCACCAGCGCGGCCACGTGCACACGCCGCCACTACGAGAG GTTGGTCCTCCCATACGTGCGGCACCTGAAGGGAGAGGATGACAAGCCCCTGCCCCCCTCCAAGCCCAGGAAGCAGTACAAGATGGCCAAGGAGCATCGGGGGGATGACGGGGCCACTGAGAGGCCAAAGAAAGCCAAGGAGGAGAAGCGGGTGGACCAG atGATGCCAGGAAAGACCAAAACAGATGCCCCTGACCTGGCAAGGCTTCCTAGCCAGGAGCCCTCCAGGGACGGCATGGAACAGCGAggcccagcccctgggccctCTCTGCCCTTCGTGGGTGCCAGCGGCTGCCCTGAGGCCTACAGGCGGCTTCTGTCCAGCTTCTACTGCAAAGGGACACATGGTATCATGTCACCACTGGCCAAAAAGAAGCTTCTGGCCCAGGTGAGCAAGGCGGAGGCCTTGCAGTGCCAGGAGGAGGGCTGTCGCCACGGGGCAGGTGGGGAGCCCCAGGCACCCCCAGCTATTCGGCCCCTGGAGAATCCCCGGAGCCCAGGAGGGCAGGCTGAGAACTCCAGGCACCGGCTGACGCCTCCGGAGGGAACACAGGGCCCTGGTGGCAGCCTCAAGGAGGAGGCTCAGGTGGGCCCTCACCCGTCGGCCCCCATCTTCACTGGCTGCTTCCACGCCTACCCCACCGAGGTGCTGAAGCCTGTCAGCCAGCACCCTCGGGACTTCTTCCCCAGTCTTAAAGATGGGGTGTTATTGGGGCCTCCTGGCAAAGAAGAGGGGCTGCCAGCCAAAGAGCCCCAGCGGGTGTGGGGTGGGGATGCCGACCACCCCTCTGCATTCCACAAGGGCGGCTCCAGAAGGGGCCTGTACCCCAAACCCAAAGCCTGCTGGGTGTCCCCCATGGCCAAGATCCCTGCCGAGAGCCCCGTGCCCCTGACCACCTTCCCAAGCAGCCCAGGCCTGGGCAACAAGCGCAGCCTGGAGGAAGAGGGCTTGGTCCATGGCGGCAAAAAACTGCGGGCAGTGTCTCCCTTTCTTAAGGAGGTGGATGCCAAGGAGTGCGGGACCAAGTCTGTGGGGCCCGACTTGGCCGTCTCCTGCCTGCTGGGCCCGGCCCTGGGGCCCACCCTCCCAGAGGCCTGCAGGGGCACCATGCTGCGCTGCCCGCTGAACTTCGCCGGCACCCTGGACCCCTTAAAGGGCCAGGCCACACTCCCCTTCAGCCCCCTGGTCATCCCGGCCTTCCCAGCCCACCTCCTGGCCACTGCAGCACCCTCACCCATGGCCGCTGGCCTGATGCACTTCCCCCCCGCATCCTTCGACAGTGCCCTGCGTCACAGACTTTGCCCAGCCTCGTCTGCGTGGCACGTGCCACCTGCCACAACCTATGCAGTGCCCCACTTCTCCTTCCACCTCAACACCAAGCTGTAG
- the ARID5A gene encoding AT-rich interactive domain-containing protein 5A isoform X2, with product MAPPVKGKRKQSEDGDPLDPPVSPQPDAEQNRSQSPVQLEDSPEAGGEREEEQAFLVSLYKFMKERHTPIQRVPHLGFKQINLWKIYKAVEKLGAYELVTGRRLWKNVYDELGGSPGSTSAATCTRRHYERLVLPYVRHLKGEDDKPLPPSKPRKQYKMAKEHRGDDGATERPKKAKEEKRVDQMMPGKTKTDAPDLARLPSQEPSRDGMEQRGPAPGPSLPFVGASGCPEAYRRLLSSFYCKGTHGIMSPLAKKKLLAQVSKAEALQCQEEGCRHGAGGEPQAPPAIRPLENPRSPGGQAENSRHRLTPPEGTQGPGGSLKEEAQVGPHPSAPIFTGCFHAYPTEVLKPVSQHPRDFFPSLKDGVLLGPPGKEEGLPAKEPQRVWGGDADHPSAFHKGGSRRGLYPKPKACWVSPMAKIPAESPVPLTTFPSSPGLGNKRSLEEEGLVHGGKKLRAVSPFLKEVDAKECGTKSVGPDLAVSCLLGPALGPTLPEACRGTMLRCPLNFAGTLDPLKGQATLPFSPLVIPAFPAHLLATAAPSPMAAGLMHFPPASFDSALRHRLCPASSAWHVPPATTYAVPHFSFHLNTKL from the exons GACTCCCCCGAGGCAGGCGGGGAGCGGGAGGAGGAGCAGGCCTTCCTGGTCAGCCTCTACAAGTTCATGAAGGAGCGACACACGCCCATCCAGAGGGTGCCCCATCTCGGCTTCAAGCAGA TTAACCTGTGGAAGATCTACAAGGCCGTGGAGAAGCTGGGGGCCTATGAGCTG GTGACTGGCCGCCGCCTCTGGAAGAACGTGTATGACGAGCTGGGGGGCAGCCCGGGCAGCACCAGCGCGGCCACGTGCACACGCCGCCACTACGAGAG GTTGGTCCTCCCATACGTGCGGCACCTGAAGGGAGAGGATGACAAGCCCCTGCCCCCCTCCAAGCCCAGGAAGCAGTACAAGATGGCCAAGGAGCATCGGGGGGATGACGGGGCCACTGAGAGGCCAAAGAAAGCCAAGGAGGAGAAGCGGGTGGACCAG atGATGCCAGGAAAGACCAAAACAGATGCCCCTGACCTGGCAAGGCTTCCTAGCCAGGAGCCCTCCAGGGACGGCATGGAACAGCGAggcccagcccctgggccctCTCTGCCCTTCGTGGGTGCCAGCGGCTGCCCTGAGGCCTACAGGCGGCTTCTGTCCAGCTTCTACTGCAAAGGGACACATGGTATCATGTCACCACTGGCCAAAAAGAAGCTTCTGGCCCAGGTGAGCAAGGCGGAGGCCTTGCAGTGCCAGGAGGAGGGCTGTCGCCACGGGGCAGGTGGGGAGCCCCAGGCACCCCCAGCTATTCGGCCCCTGGAGAATCCCCGGAGCCCAGGAGGGCAGGCTGAGAACTCCAGGCACCGGCTGACGCCTCCGGAGGGAACACAGGGCCCTGGTGGCAGCCTCAAGGAGGAGGCTCAGGTGGGCCCTCACCCGTCGGCCCCCATCTTCACTGGCTGCTTCCACGCCTACCCCACCGAGGTGCTGAAGCCTGTCAGCCAGCACCCTCGGGACTTCTTCCCCAGTCTTAAAGATGGGGTGTTATTGGGGCCTCCTGGCAAAGAAGAGGGGCTGCCAGCCAAAGAGCCCCAGCGGGTGTGGGGTGGGGATGCCGACCACCCCTCTGCATTCCACAAGGGCGGCTCCAGAAGGGGCCTGTACCCCAAACCCAAAGCCTGCTGGGTGTCCCCCATGGCCAAGATCCCTGCCGAGAGCCCCGTGCCCCTGACCACCTTCCCAAGCAGCCCAGGCCTGGGCAACAAGCGCAGCCTGGAGGAAGAGGGCTTGGTCCATGGCGGCAAAAAACTGCGGGCAGTGTCTCCCTTTCTTAAGGAGGTGGATGCCAAGGAGTGCGGGACCAAGTCTGTGGGGCCCGACTTGGCCGTCTCCTGCCTGCTGGGCCCGGCCCTGGGGCCCACCCTCCCAGAGGCCTGCAGGGGCACCATGCTGCGCTGCCCGCTGAACTTCGCCGGCACCCTGGACCCCTTAAAGGGCCAGGCCACACTCCCCTTCAGCCCCCTGGTCATCCCGGCCTTCCCAGCCCACCTCCTGGCCACTGCAGCACCCTCACCCATGGCCGCTGGCCTGATGCACTTCCCCCCCGCATCCTTCGACAGTGCCCTGCGTCACAGACTTTGCCCAGCCTCGTCTGCGTGGCACGTGCCACCTGCCACAACCTATGCAGTGCCCCACTTCTCCTTCCACCTCAACACCAAGCTGTAG